In Streptomyces durocortorensis, a genomic segment contains:
- a CDS encoding sugar phosphate isomerase/epimerase family protein: MKLAFSTLGVPGTPLAEVVRLAAGHGYQGVELRVHPEEPVHLGLSPLERADVGEVFKAAGVEILALAGYVRVAAEGDDGPVLAELAELVRLARDLGAPYVRVFPGGGDQDREAADATAARRLGAAAPYAAELGVSVLLETHDSHRAAVAAARVVAAVGHPRIGAVWDVLHTWLAGEEPAASHAVLAPHLGYVQVKDVASARDLTPLVPGAGALPLAACLDGLAPDAWVCWEYEKRWHPEAAGLPGLLDAGRDHLLRLGAPKR, translated from the coding sequence ATGAAGCTCGCCTTCTCGACCCTCGGAGTGCCGGGGACACCCCTCGCCGAGGTCGTCCGGCTGGCCGCCGGGCACGGCTACCAGGGCGTGGAGCTGCGCGTCCACCCCGAGGAGCCGGTGCACCTGGGGCTCTCACCGCTCGAACGCGCCGATGTCGGCGAGGTGTTCAAGGCCGCCGGGGTGGAGATCCTGGCCCTCGCCGGGTACGTGAGGGTGGCCGCCGAGGGGGATGACGGACCGGTCCTGGCGGAACTGGCCGAGCTGGTGCGGCTCGCCCGGGACCTGGGGGCGCCGTACGTCCGGGTCTTCCCCGGCGGCGGCGATCAGGACCGGGAGGCGGCCGACGCGACCGCCGCCCGGAGGCTCGGGGCCGCCGCGCCGTACGCCGCCGAACTGGGGGTGAGCGTCCTGCTGGAGACCCATGACTCGCACCGCGCGGCGGTGGCCGCCGCGCGGGTCGTGGCCGCGGTCGGGCATCCCCGGATCGGTGCGGTCTGGGACGTGCTCCACACGTGGCTCGCCGGTGAGGAGCCCGCCGCCAGCCATGCCGTGCTCGCCCCGCACCTGGGGTACGTCCAGGTGAAGGACGTCGCATCGGCGCGGGACCTCACCCCGTTGGTGCCGGGGGCCGGGGCGCTTCCGCTGGCGGCCTGCCTGGACGGGCTGGCTCCGGACGCGTGGGTGTGCTGGGAGTACGAGAAGCGCTGGCACCCGGAAGCGGCGGGGCTGCCGGGTCTGCTGGACGCGGGCCGCGACCACCTGTTGCGGCTCGGTGCGCCGAAGCGTTGA
- a CDS encoding aroma-sacti cluster domain-containing protein — translation MTGPPESAGRPPLPDALYEAGFPVDLLTEEQREVLNALTPQELALLLDVKSRLDAVGPEVQAHGEIAGGALF, via the coding sequence ATGACCGGACCACCCGAGAGCGCCGGACGGCCGCCGTTGCCGGACGCGTTGTACGAGGCGGGCTTCCCCGTGGACCTGCTCACCGAGGAGCAGCGCGAGGTGCTGAACGCGCTGACCCCGCAGGAGCTGGCCCTGCTGCTCGACGTCAAGAGCCGACTGGACGCCGTGGGGCCGGAGGTCCAGGCGCACGGGGAGATCGCCGGGGGCGCACTGTTCTGA
- a CDS encoding 4-hydroxy-3-methylbut-2-enyl diphosphate reductase has protein sequence MNRSKRSDVFSSTSLRIAPGALSVATTWRHPRRGWMDCPAHPLLSAHALRAGFAVATLPWPASGPGGRQEPAPPTTVFAVSYASPEGGHRGLAVAARSDEAAALAFARHQIESWGAVLRTRRVLHVSEAAAGDGGRLACGCPVGRDCPSAGYAERSLHRSADRGDEVVVVGEPVTGSGTWPRRMPAGQVMRAATLRQAEALWVRDPDRLAFVVAPGAVVSEAVGILGVLRRRFPRLRGQHPGEWCYTMDDLDTAVGSVLAQSDALLVTGRSGGPLAGTALARAARTGVRVRELTSLDRLGPQDIDGATVTVLDTAAPETAPGTVPDPDLGPGADVGTGSGAGARQEGAPGSRSVAQILGGLGPASHIWRVVRTETVALPPPSRARTASRATV, from the coding sequence ATGAACCGAAGCAAACGCTCCGACGTCTTCTCCTCCACGTCTCTCCGGATCGCCCCGGGGGCGCTCTCCGTCGCGACGACATGGCGGCATCCCCGGCGAGGCTGGATGGACTGCCCCGCCCACCCGTTGCTCTCGGCCCATGCCCTCCGGGCCGGGTTCGCGGTGGCGACGCTGCCCTGGCCCGCGTCGGGACCCGGCGGGAGGCAGGAGCCGGCGCCGCCGACGACGGTCTTCGCGGTCTCCTACGCGAGCCCGGAGGGCGGACACCGCGGCCTCGCCGTCGCGGCCCGCAGCGACGAGGCCGCGGCCCTGGCCTTCGCGCGCCACCAGATCGAGTCCTGGGGCGCGGTGCTGCGGACCCGGAGGGTTCTGCACGTCAGTGAGGCGGCGGCCGGTGACGGCGGGCGGCTGGCGTGCGGGTGCCCCGTCGGCCGGGACTGCCCGTCGGCCGGGTACGCGGAGCGCTCGCTCCACCGCTCGGCGGACCGGGGGGACGAGGTCGTCGTCGTGGGCGAGCCGGTCACCGGCTCCGGTACGTGGCCGCGCCGCATGCCCGCCGGCCAGGTGATGCGGGCGGCGACCTTACGGCAGGCCGAGGCGCTTTGGGTGAGGGACCCGGACCGGCTCGCGTTCGTCGTCGCTCCCGGGGCGGTGGTCTCCGAGGCGGTGGGGATCCTCGGAGTGCTGCGTCGGCGCTTTCCGCGGCTGCGCGGACAGCACCCGGGGGAGTGGTGCTACACGATGGACGACCTGGACACGGCGGTCGGCTCCGTCCTCGCCCAGTCCGACGCGCTCCTCGTCACCGGCCGGAGCGGTGGCCCGCTGGCCGGCACAGCCCTGGCGCGGGCGGCCCGCACGGGGGTCCGGGTGCGCGAGCTGACCAGCCTGGACCGCCTCGGCCCGCAGGACATCGACGGGGCTACGGTCACGGTCCTGGACACGGCGGCCCCGGAGACGGCCCCGGGAACCGTCCCGGACCCGGACCTGGGGCCGGGCGCGGACGTCGGTACGGGCTCCGGCGCCGGAGCCCGGCAGGAGGGGGCTCCGGGCAGCCGGAGCGTGGCGCAGATCCTGGGAGGCCTCGGCCCGGCCAGCCACATCTGGCGCGTGGTGCGTACGGAGACCGTGGCGCTGCCCCCGCCCTCCCGTGCCCGCACCGCGTCACGGGCCACCGTCTGA
- a CDS encoding S8 family peptidase has translation MIGETPATTRTAPGQGLTWSLRGRGPGDVPVLADRVPPGGRPAGTATGRGVRVCVVDSGVERDHPLVGPLAGSWVVVKDGESGEITVEPTTTGDTCGHGTACAGIVRRTAPDCEIHSVRVLGERFSGTGDILMAGLRWAVEQRFDVVNLSLSTTRTRFAQELHKLADSAYFARTAIVASAHNTPVESFPWRFASVISVGSHQEDDPALHLYNPDPPVEFFGPGQNVTVPWLGGRTIRTTGNSFATPYVAGLCARVLSAHPRMTAFQLKNALYLSAANVRHAPRPSTAAGDIRDDPEN, from the coding sequence ATGATCGGCGAGACTCCCGCCACGACGCGTACCGCCCCGGGGCAGGGGCTGACGTGGAGTCTGCGCGGGCGTGGCCCCGGCGACGTACCGGTGCTGGCGGACCGGGTGCCGCCGGGCGGCCGGCCCGCCGGGACGGCCACCGGGCGCGGGGTCCGGGTGTGCGTGGTGGACTCCGGCGTGGAGCGGGATCATCCGCTGGTCGGCCCGCTGGCCGGTTCCTGGGTGGTGGTCAAGGACGGGGAGAGCGGGGAGATCACGGTGGAGCCGACGACCACCGGCGACACCTGCGGGCACGGCACCGCGTGTGCGGGCATCGTCCGCCGGACCGCCCCGGACTGCGAGATCCACAGCGTACGGGTGCTCGGGGAGCGGTTCTCCGGCACCGGCGACATCCTGATGGCCGGACTGCGCTGGGCGGTCGAGCAGCGCTTCGACGTGGTGAACCTGAGCCTGTCGACCACCCGCACCCGGTTCGCGCAGGAGCTGCACAAGCTGGCCGACAGCGCCTACTTCGCCCGTACGGCGATCGTCGCCTCGGCGCACAACACTCCGGTGGAGAGTTTCCCCTGGCGGTTCGCTTCGGTGATCTCGGTGGGCAGCCACCAGGAGGACGATCCCGCGCTCCACCTCTACAACCCGGACCCCCCGGTGGAGTTCTTCGGTCCCGGCCAGAACGTGACCGTGCCGTGGCTGGGCGGCCGGACGATCCGCACCACGGGGAACAGCTTCGCCACCCCGTACGTCGCCGGGCTCTGCGCCCGGGTGCTGTCCGCGCATCCCCGGATGACGGCCTTCCAGCTCAAGAACGCCCTCTATCTGTCCGCGGCCAACGTGCGTCACGCGCCGCGTCCTTCCACAGCGGCAGGAGATATCCGTGATGACCCCGAGAACTGA
- a CDS encoding ACP S-malonyltransferase, whose product MNTGPSVRPVHLFPGQGDFSVSALVNAARAGDELRTAVREVFEQVDPVAEECGLPPLGPRLLGPEPPSGRDLALAAPGVSQLAQFGASVAVHRALCRAYGEPVAAVGVSFGEIAALTAAGVFSVGDGARAAHDLALVLTSCPGGLTVLACSERCAQVLLDRAGAGDAVVAVVNDEASVVVSGPVAALARVEKAAADRQVAAVRLRLPFSSHHPSLGAAAGSFTAALRAYPRSEARFPVHSAVAGRRYRPGDDLAACLADCLIRPAAVPAVLRQLSAYRPGVLYEAGTGGALASSARKVLDALPSPAPPVHAPLTELGFPW is encoded by the coding sequence ATGAACACCGGCCCGTCCGTCCGGCCCGTCCATCTGTTTCCGGGCCAGGGCGACTTCTCCGTCAGCGCGCTGGTGAACGCCGCCCGCGCCGGTGACGAGCTGCGCACCGCCGTCCGCGAGGTCTTCGAACAGGTCGACCCGGTCGCGGAGGAGTGCGGGCTGCCGCCCCTCGGCCCCCGGCTGCTGGGGCCTGAGCCACCGAGCGGGCGCGACCTGGCGCTCGCCGCGCCGGGGGTCTCCCAACTGGCCCAGTTCGGTGCCTCGGTGGCCGTGCACCGGGCGCTGTGCCGGGCGTACGGGGAGCCGGTCGCGGCGGTCGGGGTGAGCTTCGGCGAGATCGCCGCGCTGACCGCAGCCGGGGTGTTCTCGGTCGGCGACGGCGCGCGCGCCGCCCACGACCTCGCGCTCGTCCTGACGTCGTGCCCCGGCGGGCTGACGGTCCTGGCCTGCTCGGAACGGTGCGCACAGGTCCTGCTGGACCGGGCGGGGGCCGGGGACGCGGTGGTGGCCGTGGTCAACGACGAGGCGTCGGTGGTGGTCTCGGGACCGGTGGCGGCGCTGGCCCGGGTCGAGAAGGCGGCCGCGGACCGGCAGGTGGCCGCGGTGCGTCTGCGGCTGCCGTTCTCCTCGCACCATCCGTCGCTCGGTGCGGCTGCCGGGTCCTTCACCGCCGCGCTCCGGGCCTACCCCCGGTCCGAGGCCCGCTTCCCGGTCCACTCGGCGGTGGCGGGCCGCCGCTACCGCCCCGGGGACGATCTGGCGGCGTGCCTGGCCGACTGCCTGATCCGACCGGCCGCCGTACCCGCCGTACTGCGCCAGCTGTCCGCGTACCGGCCGGGCGTCCTCTACGAGGCGGGCACGGGGGGCGCACTCGCGTCCAGCGCCCGCAAGGTCCTGGACGCGCTGCCGTCCCCGGCTCCGCCGGTGCACGCCCCGCTCACGGAACTCGGCTTCCCCTGGTGA
- a CDS encoding iron-containing redox enzyme family protein translates to MLEPEFRGATHHMWRAEGLLPRYRTYLCTMHAVIRASVPLMELALERVRRRVSSGDPSAAPLAAYLEEHIREEEGHDAWLLEDLRAAGGTPDEALAPMPSPLVAALVGAQHYWIEHHHPVALLGYIAVLEGYAPAPGLTDRIARRTGLPTAALRTVREHSVLDTGHLDELYALLDRLPLTRELEATVAVSALHSLDALTRLFVRLGRSVAAPSPRGAGPVSLMGVTP, encoded by the coding sequence CTGCTGGAGCCGGAGTTCCGGGGCGCCACCCACCACATGTGGCGCGCGGAGGGGCTGTTGCCGCGCTACCGGACGTATCTGTGCACCATGCACGCCGTCATCCGCGCCTCCGTCCCCCTGATGGAGCTGGCCCTGGAACGCGTCCGGCGACGGGTCTCGTCCGGCGATCCGTCGGCCGCCCCGCTCGCCGCGTATCTGGAGGAGCACATCCGGGAGGAGGAGGGGCACGACGCCTGGTTGCTGGAGGATCTGCGGGCGGCGGGCGGCACGCCCGACGAGGCGCTGGCCCCGATGCCCTCGCCCCTGGTCGCCGCGCTCGTCGGGGCCCAGCACTACTGGATCGAGCACCACCACCCGGTCGCCCTGCTCGGCTACATCGCCGTCCTGGAGGGCTACGCCCCCGCCCCCGGCCTCACCGACCGCATCGCCCGGCGGACCGGGCTGCCCACCGCGGCCCTGCGGACCGTGCGGGAGCACTCGGTGCTGGACACGGGACATCTGGACGAGCTGTACGCACTGCTGGACCGGCTGCCGCTGACCCGGGAGCTGGAGGCGACCGTGGCGGTCAGTGCGCTGCACTCCCTGGACGCGCTCACCCGGCTGTTCGTCCGGCTCGGGCGCTCCGTGGCGGCGCCGTCGCCACGGGGAGCCGGACCTGTCTCACTGATGGGAGTCACACCATGA
- a CDS encoding GAF domain-containing protein gives MTPRTDSAPLLSSPTSSAPPTPTPASAPASDAPRSELLQSVVDVARAIFGAEASSVFLLDEEADELVFQAVSGQGEEFLVGRRFPAGRGIAGWVATSGEPMVVDDLTSDASFDRSLAESTSYVPNALMAAPLISDSRILGVLEVLDPSPQARSNLRELDLLAMFARQAAAALRVITPERVREPERVREAEHVPALPGQVLEGAEREDALKLLGNLERLLRGAA, from the coding sequence ATGACCCCGAGAACTGATTCCGCACCTCTCCTCTCCTCCCCCACGTCCTCCGCTCCCCCCACGCCCACCCCTGCCTCCGCCCCCGCCTCCGACGCGCCGCGCAGCGAACTGCTCCAGTCGGTGGTCGACGTGGCCCGTGCCATCTTCGGGGCCGAGGCCAGTTCGGTCTTCCTGCTCGACGAGGAGGCGGACGAGCTGGTCTTCCAGGCGGTGTCCGGGCAGGGCGAGGAGTTCCTGGTGGGCCGCAGGTTCCCGGCCGGGCGGGGGATCGCCGGGTGGGTGGCGACCTCCGGGGAGCCGATGGTGGTGGACGACCTGACCTCCGACGCCTCCTTCGACCGTTCGCTGGCGGAGTCGACCTCCTATGTGCCCAACGCCCTGATGGCGGCCCCGCTGATCAGCGACTCCCGAATCCTCGGTGTCCTGGAGGTGCTGGACCCCTCCCCGCAGGCCCGGTCGAACCTGCGGGAGCTGGACCTGCTGGCCATGTTCGCCCGGCAGGCCGCCGCCGCCCTGCGGGTGATCACCCCGGAGCGGGTACGGGAGCCGGAGCGGGTACGGGAGGCAGAGCATGTCCCGGCCCTGCCCGGGCAGGTGCTGGAGGGGGCGGAGCGCGAGGACGCGCTGAAGCTGCTGGGTAATCTGGAGCGGCTGCTGCGCGGCGCCGCCTGA
- a CDS encoding adenylate/guanylate cyclase domain-containing protein — translation MNCPSCQQDLPSTARFCSSCGTRCASTAADPAPAPPPGDERKPVTVLFCDLVGSTALSGVLDPETLRTVTLRYFEAMSAEITARGGTPEKFIGDAVMAVFGVPVVREDDARRALAAALGMRRALARLNEELAATLGIELATRVGVNTGQVVAGSDATARQALVSGETVNIAARLEQNAGRGEILIGPGTLLAAGPTVRAEPTGPLRLKGKRESVEAYRLLALGGDDPELLRRFDVPFVGRRAEQQALDTALERAVRGGGGLLRVTGEAGIGKTRLVREWLTRRYASGGLSYGAGRCRSYGDHSTLAPLADAVRSLLASGPPGPSGGGTPGGEAGGPAVDDAMALLSGGLLRDGTPNASFEDMCAALTAVLDQAARRRPVVLVLDDWHAAAPLLVRTVRRLTDGTGCAGVLVLCAGRPEGPEGGDGPGGGGGHPCGAGQFQLAGLPREEAVLLAAGLAGQGGRPGPVDDRLLARAGGNPLYLEQLLIGDRAVPEGACRPGEELPPTLQALLGARIGALARPERSVVDLAAVIGREFTAPELVRLELAVRAGEGHGPGPLDGAAGPGPGHRLRVEEALAGLARRRLVESGPPGGGREAEAYRFSSGLVHEVAYASLSKRAKAERHAWAAELPSVLRSGDGAVGGHLERAYRYRAELGLLDDTARRLRERAAAALGRAGAQAAARSDLHWAHGLLERAVDLGPGDAAATRRLGEVRVALGRAREGAELLLRVRDMGADPVEAAHARLALAVLDPGGRGPGPAATARAVLPVFEAAGDATGLARAHLRLAQQFQRSGRHEEAERDQARALEQAVVAGAEPERAGALGAIGVSLWRGPVPAPAAVVRCRTLLAAHGAGRPTVRVTLNCPLAVLYALRDRPEEASGALAEAERLAGRLGFAEAEVFLPVFRATVAALLGRSEEALALLDRADEAARRTGAAGMRTAVALDAARLELDRGRADRAARWVADVADPAELSRADAVDLAGLRARLTAAERPGEALGQADRAVRASLLTDSPLVRATAELDRAHTLAALGRETEARACARSAEAHFTGKGHLPGARRAADFLARPPSAVATTRERS, via the coding sequence ATGAACTGCCCATCGTGCCAGCAGGACCTGCCGTCGACGGCCCGGTTCTGCTCGTCCTGCGGGACCCGGTGCGCGAGCACCGCGGCCGACCCGGCCCCCGCCCCGCCCCCGGGTGACGAACGCAAGCCGGTGACTGTGCTCTTCTGCGACCTCGTCGGGTCCACGGCGCTGTCCGGGGTGCTCGATCCGGAAACGCTGCGGACGGTGACGCTGCGGTACTTCGAGGCGATGAGCGCGGAGATCACCGCCCGGGGCGGTACCCCGGAGAAGTTCATCGGTGACGCGGTGATGGCGGTGTTCGGGGTGCCGGTGGTCCGCGAGGACGACGCCCGCCGGGCGCTGGCGGCGGCGCTCGGGATGCGCCGGGCGCTGGCCCGGCTGAACGAGGAGCTGGCCGCCACCCTCGGCATCGAGCTGGCCACCCGGGTCGGCGTCAACACCGGTCAGGTGGTGGCCGGTTCGGATGCGACGGCCCGGCAGGCGCTGGTGTCCGGGGAGACCGTGAACATCGCCGCCCGGCTGGAGCAGAACGCGGGCCGCGGCGAGATCCTCATCGGTCCGGGGACTCTGCTGGCCGCCGGTCCGACGGTCCGCGCCGAGCCCACCGGACCGCTGCGGCTGAAGGGCAAGCGGGAGAGCGTGGAGGCCTACCGGCTGCTGGCGCTGGGCGGCGACGACCCCGAGCTGCTGCGCCGCTTCGACGTGCCCTTCGTCGGCCGCCGCGCCGAACAACAGGCTCTGGACACGGCCCTGGAGCGGGCGGTGCGTGGCGGCGGCGGGCTGCTGCGGGTCACCGGGGAGGCGGGGATCGGCAAGACCCGGCTGGTACGGGAGTGGCTGACGCGGCGGTACGCGTCCGGCGGGCTCTCGTACGGGGCGGGGCGGTGCCGCAGTTACGGGGACCACAGCACCCTCGCCCCGCTGGCCGACGCGGTCCGCTCCCTGCTGGCGTCCGGGCCGCCGGGCCCGTCCGGGGGCGGTACGCCGGGCGGGGAAGCCGGTGGTCCGGCCGTCGACGACGCGATGGCCCTGCTGTCCGGCGGCCTGCTGCGCGACGGTACGCCGAACGCCTCCTTCGAGGACATGTGCGCGGCCCTGACTGCGGTCCTGGACCAGGCCGCCCGGCGCCGCCCGGTCGTCCTGGTCCTGGACGACTGGCACGCGGCGGCCCCGCTGCTGGTCCGCACGGTGCGCCGCCTCACCGACGGGACGGGGTGCGCGGGCGTGCTGGTGCTCTGCGCGGGACGGCCGGAAGGACCGGAAGGGGGCGACGGGCCGGGCGGGGGCGGCGGACATCCCTGCGGGGCAGGGCAGTTCCAGCTCGCCGGCCTCCCCCGGGAGGAGGCGGTCCTGCTCGCCGCCGGGCTGGCCGGGCAGGGCGGCCGCCCCGGCCCGGTGGACGACCGGCTCCTGGCGCGGGCCGGGGGAAATCCGCTCTACCTGGAGCAGTTGCTGATCGGCGACCGGGCTGTCCCGGAAGGCGCCTGCCGCCCCGGCGAGGAGCTGCCGCCCACCCTCCAGGCCCTGCTGGGCGCCCGGATCGGGGCCCTGGCCCGGCCGGAGCGCTCGGTGGTGGACCTGGCCGCCGTGATCGGCCGGGAGTTCACCGCCCCGGAGCTGGTCCGGCTGGAGCTGGCCGTACGGGCCGGGGAGGGCCATGGGCCCGGCCCGCTCGACGGGGCGGCCGGTCCCGGACCCGGGCACCGGCTGCGGGTCGAGGAGGCGTTGGCGGGGCTGGCCCGCCGCCGACTGGTGGAGTCGGGGCCGCCGGGCGGCGGCCGGGAGGCGGAGGCGTACCGCTTCAGCAGCGGTCTGGTGCACGAGGTGGCATACGCCTCGCTGTCCAAGCGGGCCAAGGCGGAGCGGCACGCCTGGGCGGCGGAGCTGCCCAGTGTGCTGCGGAGCGGGGACGGCGCGGTCGGCGGGCATCTGGAGCGCGCCTACCGCTACCGCGCCGAGCTGGGCCTGCTGGACGACACGGCCCGGCGGCTGCGCGAACGGGCGGCCGCCGCGCTGGGCCGGGCCGGTGCGCAGGCCGCCGCCCGGTCCGATCTGCACTGGGCGCACGGCCTGCTGGAGCGGGCGGTGGACCTCGGCCCCGGGGACGCCGCGGCGACGCGGCGGCTCGGCGAGGTGCGGGTGGCGCTGGGACGGGCCCGGGAAGGGGCCGAACTACTCTTGCGGGTAAGGGACATGGGAGCCGATCCGGTGGAGGCGGCGCACGCCCGGCTGGCGCTGGCGGTGCTGGATCCGGGTGGCCGCGGCCCTGGCCCGGCGGCCACGGCCCGCGCCGTGCTGCCGGTGTTCGAGGCGGCCGGGGACGCGACCGGCCTGGCGCGCGCCCATCTGCGGCTCGCCCAGCAGTTCCAGCGGTCCGGACGGCATGAGGAGGCGGAGCGGGACCAGGCCAGGGCGCTGGAGCAGGCTGTGGTGGCCGGTGCGGAGCCGGAGCGGGCCGGGGCGCTGGGCGCGATCGGCGTCTCGCTGTGGCGCGGCCCCGTTCCGGCGCCCGCCGCCGTGGTCCGCTGCCGGACGCTGCTGGCGGCGCACGGAGCGGGTCGCCCCACGGTCCGGGTCACCCTCAACTGTCCGCTGGCGGTGCTGTACGCGCTCCGGGACCGGCCCGAGGAGGCGTCCGGCGCGCTGGCCGAGGCCGAACGGCTGGCCGGGAGGCTGGGGTTCGCCGAGGCGGAGGTCTTCCTGCCGGTGTTCCGGGCCACGGTGGCCGCGCTGCTCGGCCGGAGCGAGGAGGCCCTCGCGCTGCTGGACCGGGCGGACGAGGCGGCCCGGCGCACCGGGGCGGCCGGGATGCGGACGGCGGTGGCGCTGGACGCGGCCCGCCTGGAGCTGGATCGGGGCCGGGCCGACCGGGCGGCCCGGTGGGTGGCGGACGTAGCCGACCCGGCGGAGCTGAGCCGGGCGGACGCGGTGGACCTGGCGGGTCTGCGGGCCCGGCTGACGGCGGCGGAGCGGCCGGGCGAGGCGCTGGGGCAGGCGGATCGGGCGGTGCGGGCCTCGCTGCTCACCGACTCCCCGTTGGTTCGGGCGACGGCCGAGCTGGACCGGGCGCACACCCTCGCCGCGCTGGGCCGGGAGACGGAGGCCCGGGCGTGCGCCCGGTCGGCCGAGGCCCACTTCACGGGCAAGGGGCATCTGCCCGGGGCTCGACGGGCCGCGGACTTCCTCGCCCGGCCGCCCTCGGCCGTGGCCACGACGAGAGAGCGGAGCTGA
- a CDS encoding acyl-CoA dehydrogenase family protein, which yields MPLLTSLPESARDEVRRLIEGFCDPPSLAALSALRKALADDPGPVHGPGGGEVLLRRLRAMSEALPPGAGILDDPARLAAVHACAAVADPPLCLAGLVHHLLCLGSLTELSDDPEGLEPRLSALREGRAKGVYLITEVGQANSHLATGTRADFEPADGSFVLHTPEPGAAKFGSAGTGGVEQTGVVLARLFVEGVDRGVFAFMVALTDERGPLPGVELSAPIALDALPLDYVQVRFHRLRVAPAHWLSDGARISHDGRTTFHDPAGSPEQRLQRTLRVGQGLWAAMPAVAAATSRRSAVRAVEYARQRRTQSRLAPGVPLLAYRSQQTVVLGALADAFALTCAADGALSVRTGAGSAASSPPGGEEAMGFTPWAAVSRPLAAYKAVTVRTAARLTAECQHRCGFSGQLTVNRLAAYQSFHHAFDTAGGDSQLIFYDIGRALVEEDRGKEPEPQETPDPTSPHWWPTLLRLHQAALTRELIRRGAADASLDPFERWNPLLEQAGVLGEVRAVLLMADDVTRVLERLRDPDLVRALTPLAALHGILSARRWAGPLLALGTLEPAEFEALPGVVHRLCDAVLEQLPLLVEIFEEQGERDALDAALVWTRGATS from the coding sequence ATGCCGCTGCTCACCTCCCTGCCCGAAAGCGCCCGTGACGAAGTGCGCCGACTGATCGAGGGCTTCTGCGATCCGCCGTCCCTCGCCGCCCTGTCCGCTCTGCGCAAAGCGCTCGCCGACGACCCCGGTCCGGTCCACGGGCCCGGCGGGGGTGAGGTGCTGCTGCGACGGCTGCGGGCGATGAGCGAGGCGCTGCCGCCCGGCGCGGGCATCCTCGACGACCCCGCCCGGCTCGCCGCCGTCCACGCCTGCGCCGCCGTCGCCGACCCGCCCCTCTGCCTGGCGGGCCTGGTCCACCATCTGCTCTGCCTGGGCTCGCTGACCGAGCTCTCCGACGACCCCGAGGGTCTGGAGCCCCGGCTGTCGGCGCTGCGGGAAGGGCGCGCCAAGGGCGTCTACCTGATCACCGAGGTGGGCCAGGCCAACAGCCACCTCGCCACCGGCACCCGCGCCGACTTCGAACCGGCCGACGGCTCGTTCGTCCTGCACACGCCCGAGCCGGGCGCCGCCAAGTTCGGGAGCGCAGGTACGGGGGGCGTCGAGCAGACGGGCGTGGTCCTGGCCCGGCTCTTCGTCGAGGGCGTCGACCGCGGGGTCTTCGCGTTCATGGTCGCCCTCACCGACGAGCGGGGTCCGCTCCCCGGGGTCGAGTTGTCCGCGCCGATCGCCCTGGACGCCCTGCCGCTCGACTACGTACAGGTACGGTTCCACCGCCTGCGGGTGGCGCCTGCCCACTGGCTCTCCGACGGGGCCCGGATCAGCCATGACGGCAGGACGACGTTCCACGATCCCGCCGGGTCCCCGGAGCAGCGCCTCCAACGGACCCTGCGGGTGGGGCAGGGGCTGTGGGCAGCCATGCCCGCCGTCGCCGCCGCCACCTCCCGCCGCTCCGCCGTCCGGGCCGTCGAATACGCCCGGCAGCGCCGTACTCAGAGCCGGCTCGCCCCCGGGGTGCCCCTGCTCGCGTACCGGAGCCAGCAGACCGTGGTCCTCGGCGCGCTGGCCGACGCGTTCGCCCTGACGTGCGCCGCCGACGGGGCCCTGTCCGTACGGACCGGAGCCGGCAGCGCCGCGTCATCCCCGCCGGGCGGCGAGGAGGCCATGGGGTTCACGCCGTGGGCGGCCGTCAGCCGACCGCTGGCCGCCTACAAGGCCGTCACCGTCCGGACCGCCGCCCGCCTCACCGCCGAGTGCCAGCACCGGTGCGGCTTCTCGGGCCAGCTGACCGTCAACCGCCTCGCCGCCTACCAGAGCTTCCACCACGCCTTCGACACAGCGGGCGGCGACAGCCAGCTGATCTTCTACGACATAGGCCGCGCCCTCGTGGAGGAGGACCGGGGGAAGGAGCCGGAGCCGCAGGAGACCCCGGACCCCACCTCCCCGCACTGGTGGCCCACCCTCCTCCGACTCCATCAGGCCGCTCTCACAAGGGAGTTGATACGGCGCGGCGCGGCCGATGCCTCCCTGGACCCCTTCGAGCGGTGGAACCCGTTGCTGGAGCAGGCCGGCGTCCTGGGCGAGGTCCGGGCCGTGCTGCTCATGGCCGATGACGTCACCCGCGTACTGGAACGGCTCCGCGACCCCGACCTCGTCCGGGCCCTGACTCCCCTGGCTGCCCTGCACGGCATCCTCTCCGCCCGCCGCTGGGCCGGTCCGCTGCTCGCCCTCGGGACCCTGGAACCGGCGGAGTTCGAGGCGCTGCCCGGCGTCGTCCACCGGCTGTGCGATGCCGTGCTGGAGCAACTGCCACTGTTGGTCGAGATATTCGAGGAGCAGGGCGAGCGGGACGCTCTGGACGCCGCGCTCGTCTGGACGCGCGGGGCCACCTCATGA